The DNA sequence CAGGTGTTGTAGTAGAAGCAGGCTTGTCTTTTTTTGCCAATGCATGCTTAAGATCAAACTTTAAAAAGAATGGGCAGGTGTTTGGATTTTTGCACATCTCCATCATCTCTTTGCAATAAGCAACGTAGAGATCAAGGTCTACAATGTCGGTAAAGTTTTTTTCAATAAATTCCATGCGTTTTTGAGCGCTTGTGAACTTCTGTCTGGAAACATAATGAGCAAAAACATGCACTTCATGCTCAAAAAGCTTTTTGCGACAAGTAGTGTGAATTTCTTTTGCCTCATCAATAAACTTTACATTTTTAGCTCGAGATAAAAAGAATTGAACGAGCGAAATTGTTTTTAGAGTTTGCGTCTGGTCTCGATCTGAGGATAGGCACAAAAAGAAAGAGCATAGAATTGATTTGTATTGAGCATATTCTGCTTCCTGGCTGCCAGGATATAAAAGAAAAAATTCTTCATAGCCGATAGATGCTTTTTCGTAATCTTCTCTTTGGAAAAGATAATCTGCAAGGCCGAGTTTGTATGTTTTTATAGTTACTTGTTGTCCCGATATGCCAATTAAATAAAAGTAACATTTAAAAACAAGTTCTGAATCATCAACGATTTTTCCGTACTCCAGGACTAGATTAAGCTCTTGTTCGTTCATATCTTTAACGAGCTTGCCTGAAACTGGATAGCTTGGCTTTGATTTTGAACCAAACCAGCAATTATTTAAAGTTGGAGTCAGTGAAAATAATAGTATTGGAAGTAAAAAACGAATAAACATGACTAAAAATTCCTTTTTGCAAACCGATGGAATGGTAAACAAGTTTATAACTTGAAAGCACTATGAAATGATACTTTCAATCTATCAGATACCCTGCTTTTTTCAAGTTATCCCATTTTACAAGATAGCTTTTTTAGGTAGTCAAATAATGCTATCATCTTTATAAAATGTTGCGTTATATAAAAAAGTACGCAAATATAGTACGTATAAAAAGCGTTATTTTAAAAGCTTAGTTGATGAGTTGATGATAAAATTGAGGTAATATTATGAGTCAAGGTTTTTTGCAAGCTCTTATCGATATGGGAGTTTTAAAGGCAGGGTTAGTTGATAGCTTTAAGCAAGAAGCGCTTGGGCTAAATATGTCCTTAGTTTCATATTTGCTTAGTAAAAAAATCATCAGCCAAAAAGACGTAGCCATGGCCTACAGTAAAGATTTGTCGATACCATACGTTGATCAAATTACAGAGGCAATGACAGACGCTTCACTTCTTGGAAAAATTCAATTTCACTTTTTAAGACAAAATAATATTATCCCGGTAATTATTGATGATAAAATAGTTATTGTTTGTGCAGATCCCTATAAAGTTCAGCCAATTGATGAATTAAAATTAATTCTTGGTCGTCAAGTAACTCAAGCAGTTTCTTCTTTGGCTGTAGTAATCGATGCCATTAATCGTTATTACCCGCTTGAAGGTACCAAACAGATGATGGAAGAGCTCGAAGAAGATTCAAAGCTTATCGAAGGAGAGCTTGATCTTGGTTCGATGGATGATCAAGATGTTGTTTCCATGGCAAGCAAAACTCCAGTTGTAAAATTAGTAAATCATATTTTATTTCAAGCAATTAAGCGTGAGGCTTCAGATATTCACATTGAGCCTTATGAAAAAGATGTCAGAGTGCGATATCGGGTAGATGGAGCAATGTTTTTAGCATTAATGCCACCAAAGCGTATTCAAGGCGCTTTAGTATCTCGTTTAAAAATTATGGCAAATATGAATATCGCAGAAAAAAGAAAGCCGCAAGACAATAGGTTTGAAATAAAAGCAGCTGGAAAAGAAATAGATATTCGTATGTCTGTTTTACCAGTTATTCATGGTGAGCGAGTTGTGATGAGGTTGCATGATAAATCAAGGACCTTTGTAAAACTTGAAACTCTTGGTTTTTCCAAGCGTGATTTTGCGGTTCTTGAGCATAGCATTTCTCAACCAAATGGAATCGTTTTAGTTTCTGGGCCAACTGGTTCTGGTAAAACGACAACGCTGTATTCAATCTTGTCTCGCGTTAATTCTCCAGAGGTTAATTTAATAACGGTTGAAGATCCTGTTGAGTATCAAATTAGCGGAATCAATCAAGTTCAAGTTAATGAAAAAATAGGATTAACTTTTGCGACAGCTTTACGATCTATTTTAAGGCAAGATCCTGACATTGTTATGATCGGTGAAGCTCGAGATGCAGAAACTGTGCAAATTGCGGTACAAGCATCACTTACCGGGCATTTAGTTTTTAGTACCATTCATACCAATAATGCTCCAGCAACAATCACTCGATTGATCGATATGGGCATTGAGCCATTTTTAATTGCTTCAACGGTAACATCTATTTTAGCTCAGCGACTGGTTAGAAAACTTTGTCAAAGCTGCAAAGAAAAATATCAGCCAGAAGCAAATCTTATTGCCTCTATTGGAATTTCTCCAGACCGGGCAAAAGCGATTACTTTTTATAAGGCAGTTGGTTGCCAAAAGTGCATGGAATCAGGATATGCAGGACGACTTCCAATTTTTGAAATTATGCAAATGACGCCAGGAATTGCTCAGCTGGTGGTGCAAAGAGCCGACGCTCTTAAAATAAAAGAGCAAGCTTTAAAAGACGGTATGACGCTTTTGGTTCATGACGGTATTTTAAAAATTGAAGCTGGCCTTACAACGATAGAAGAAGTTATGTCTGCAGCGTCAGGGGATCAAGATCCTGTTGCGGCTTAGAAGCTTGGTCATGAATTTAACAGTAGCGCGCAAGTCTTTTGATTAGTATTATTTATCAATGATATTTATCAATTGGTTACACTCGAAACAACAAACAATGAGAATTTTACAAACGATTTTAGCTACGTTTATTTTACAGGCTTATTTGTTTTCTGGTTTTTCTGGAGAAACGCCTGTTGGCATAGAAAAAGGTTTTTGTAGGATTAAAGATCTACAAGTTGGCGATAAAGTTTTTGGGGTTAATGCAAATAGTCATCTTGCAGTAACTCGAATTGATCACACGCTCATTCAAAAAAATCAACCGTACATTAATTTAACAATTGGCGATAAAATCATTTCGGTATCGCTTGATCAAAAATTTTTAGAAATAGAAACAAATCGCTGGACAAAGGCTCAAGATTTACAAGTTGGTCAATCCGTTCGGATTGTTCAGTTTCCTGGATCAGCAAAGATTACGCTGATTGAAAATGGCTTAACCCTCATCGATTTGTACGATATTAGGCTTAAAGAAGACCATGTTTTTTATGTAACAGATCTAGGCGTAGTTGTTCATAATTTTGCATTATTTACTATCGGTCTTATGTGGACTTTTAACTCTCTTGCTGACATTACATTTAGCGGAGCTGTTTTTAGCGTTGTGACCCCATTTGTATGCGCCACCTATGCGTTATTTTTCAAACATGGATCACAAGACAAGAGCCAATTGGGACTACAAGTTGGCAATGAAAAAATCACCAAAACAATTTACTTTGATGATCAGCTTAAAGACTGCGGATCTAACAATTCTTATCAAAATTCATACGATCACCTGCATTGTTTATCCTCGCCAGCTAGCAATACGATTTTAGTTGGACCTTGTAACGGACAATCTTTAAACGATTCAACCCTTGTTCCAGGAATATGCCAAGTCATTTCGCTGGACGTAAATCCAGAACAAGGAGCATGTAGCTATTCTTCTTCACCAAAAAATCAAGAATCAAAAGAGTTTAACGTACAAAGCGACTGCTTGAGTAGCACTTATCAAAAGGAGAGTTCGAAGCAACCAGGCAAAGGCGCTAAAAATATAAAGCGCCACACGATAAAAGAAAGTGAGCATGAAGCTGGAAAAAAATGTGAATCAGATATTTGCAGCCCACCACCAAAAGGACCAAATGGTTATTTTATTCCATCAGATAAACACCCCTTGCAGCCAAATGGTAATGCCAGCGCGGGTCCAACTTGGGAAGATGGACAAAAGGCATTAGATAAATCTGTGCCTGTTTTTGACGGGAGAGGCAATCAATTAAAGAATAGGGTTGTTGAGCATCGTGGTAAACTTTTAATACTTCAAAACACTGTTAATGATATTTGGCACGGATATTACTGTGAGTGGAAAAAGCTAAGCGAGTATCAGAAAAAAGCTATAAAAACTAATTTCCCAGATAAGAAGTGAAGGACTAAAAAGCATGCAAGCAATGCCTGGACGAAGAAAAGATGGGGCTATACTCTTAGAGCTGTTATTTCATGACAGCAATAATGCAAAGCTTGTTATTTCTATGGATAAACAAGAAGCAAAAAGGATGATTAATTTTGATTTTGCTCAAATTGATTATGTTTCAGATTTGGAAAACATTACGCTAGAAATTGATGAAATTCTATCAATAATGGAGGCGTTAAAAAAAGAATTTCAGCCGTGCTTAAACAGGCAGCGCATGCTGCACACATCAATAAAAAAAAGCTTAGGGTATTATCAAGCAAAAGATTACAAGAAAGATAATCGCAAAGATTTAATTTATGAAACTCTATCTAATGGGTTTCATTGCTGGGTTGGGTCAGTTTATAAGTTATTTGATGCTAGAACGGGAATAAATATTCCATCTTCATGGCTGTATAATGATAAGGATGGAAATATTTTTTTAGAATTATCTCCAGCATATCCTTGGTTGTTTGATGAAGTTAAGCCGGGTGAGAAATTTATAAAATATTCTGATTGGATGAAAGAATATAAACCATATATAGTAACTAAAATACCAAGAGATAGTGCAGAGCAGTGGCTAAAACAAATAAATAAGTTTATGAAAAAATTAGATCGTAGTGATAAAAAATATCGCTGCACTGGCCCTGGATGTTTGCATTGTGCAAAAGAAGGAAAATCTGGTTGTCCATGTGGATCAAAATTGAACCAATAAAAAAGGAAAAATTAAATATGAAGTTTCTTAAATTTATTACGATATCTTTATTTTTTGTAAATCATTTTTGTTTTACAAATTTTTCTGAATTGCCAGAGCCAGTGCCTGGTCAAAAACCGCTTTTGGTAGTTTTGATAATGGTTAAAAATGAGCAAGCAGTTATGGAAAAAACTTTGCAACCATTTTTTCAAGCAGGCCTGCAGCATTATGTTATTTTAGATACAGGATCAACAGACGGTACGGTTAAACTTACTCGACAATTATTTAAAAAATATAATATTTCGAATGGGCATGTAATTGAGAAGCCATTTGTGAGCTTTGCGGTTTCTAGAAATTATGCCATTAGGTCTGCAGAGCATATATTTCCAGGGGCAAAGTTTTTTTTAATGATTGATGCTGAGTGGTACTTTAACAATGTTAATGGGCTTCTTGATTTCTGTGAAAAAAATAAAAATAATGAGTCTGATGCTTTTTTTATTAAGCGAGTTATAAAACAATATTCGTCTTCAGACATAGTATCCTGGCTTTTTAGGGCTCATGCTGGGGTTAAATTTTTTGGGGCAGTTCATGAATGCATAAATAAAAAAGCAGATATAATGCTTCCTGAAGATGTTTTCATTGTTTATGACCCATCAGATTATGGCAAAGGCAAAACATCAGAGCGGCTACATCGAGATGTTAATTTGTTGTTAAAAGAGCATGAAGAAAATCCTAGAAATTTGCGCACTTTTTTTTATTTAGGCCAAACGTATTCCTGCTTAAAGGATTATAAGAAAGCTATTTATTGGTATAGCAAGAGATGTACCAATATTAGGTATGACGAAGAAAATTATATGGCTCATTACAGACTTGGACTTCTTTATGGCTTATCAAAAATGTGGCCAGAAGCCATAAGTTACTTTTGTCGCGCAACCTATATAATTCCATCTCGTATCGATGCTTTAGCTAGCATGGCACAGCATTTTGCAGAAAATAAAAATTATGATTGTGCATTTTTGTTGGCCAAAAAGGCAACAGAGATCCAACTGCCATCTTTGATATTTTTTATGGTAGAATCTCGTATGGTTAATTTTCTTAGATATTCTATTTTGGCAGAGTCAGCATGGCATCTTGGTGAGTATGAAGTCGGGCTCGCATCTTCGATGGACGGAATAGAAAAAAATCCGAATAATCAGAAACTGATGAGCATGGCGTTTGTATTAGACGGCGCAATAAATCATAGCTCTTGCAGTGCGCTTGATCGTAGCAAATGGTGTGATTGGTGTAATGGCAAGCTGTGGATGTCGAGAGCTTCTTGGCTTAATTTTGCTTGTTTATCAAATGCGAGTTATCGTTCAAATAGATGCAACGGCTCTGGTGGTATTGCGTGGCGAAATTGGTTTTAAAATTAATATTTTTTTTGTGTGTTTTTGATGAACAAGTGGTTTAAAATTTTCATTCATATTTTTTTAGGGCTTTTTTTGGGTGGCTGTGTAGCCATGGTTTACTTGTGCTCGAGTGAGAGTTTTCGTGAGCATGTCACTAAAAAAGTTCAGATTCAATTTCAAAAAGATTACCAGTCTAAGTTGAATTGTCGTTTAGAAAAAATAGACTGGTGGTCACTCAGGATGATTTTTACGAACGTTGCAATTTCACCAATTGACACCAAAGAAATTAATGATGAGTCTGGGTGGTCTATACTTTCTGAAAAATTAACAACAAAGGCTTGCTGGTGGCACTTGCTATCTCGTGGCGGTTTAAAAATTAGCTTAGATCTGGATAGAATGGTGATGTTTGAAGCCTTTGAAAATCAGCCAAAGGGCCTTGTTTTATTTTGCAGTAAACTTCTGGTGCTCAGTGACTCAAGCTTTATATCGTACGATAGCGTTAAAATAAAAGAAGGGCTTTTGTATCTTAAGAAAAAGCCGGATGAGGTTGATGTTCAGTTGCCGTTTGTATGCAACATTCAGCCAGAAAAAAGCAGTACAAAAATTCAAGCTTACATTAATGACGGAAGTGTGCAGCATGCGGGATCTGTCGTCGTTTCCGGAGTTTCAGGCTCTTTAGTCTTTGATTTGCCAGGGGTCAAAATGCTTGAAAATGTTGATGGTCAAGTTCAATTAAATTATTTTATTCATAGCTTGCCAGATGCTCTTAGCAAAATTTCTCACTTGAATTCTTCGTGCTCTAGCAGTCTTAGGGCTGGATTTATTGCAGGAAAGATGGAAAAGGGTTTTGGTAAGTTTGTTTTGAAAAGTGAGGATGGGGCCATAGTCATTGACCCTATAAATATTCAGTTTTTGCCCGCACAGTGTTTGTGTCAGATTGGTTTATCTGCGTCATCAGAAATATTAAAATATTTTCAAATTCCCGATGAGCTTTTAGAGCTCAGTGGTAAAGCAGGAGTAGAGCTGAGCGCAGATTTGTATGATCCATTTAAAACATTTCAGATGTCTGTGTCTTTGGATGATATAGCTTATAAAGCAAAATCTATATTGCCTGGCGGAAAAATGTTTATTAAGCGTCAGGATGAAGGAGTGTTTTCTGGCACAGTTCAAATAGATAAAGAGTCATTTTTTGACGTTTGTATTTTGTTTTCTCAAGACAAAAAAGACATAGAAATAAATTTGAGTAACGCCAAAGATTTAGAAATCATAAAAGATAGCAATTGGGTTATTAAAAAAAATAAATGTAATTTTTCGATTAATTATAAGACTGGCAAGAGCATGACAGAAACTTCTGGAAGATACGATCTTGAGCTCTTAAATCTCAAGTTGGATGAAGTAAAAAATTTAGAAGGTACTTTTTGCTTGAATGATGGAAATGTTTGTGTCGGTGGAAAGGCTCAAGGTATTAATTATCAGGGAATATTAAAAGTTTTTCCCGAATTTCATATAGATCATTTTTATGCAGAAAAAGATGGAAAGTGTGTATTGGATATTGCATCAGACAAGCTGGATCAAAGCAATATAGTTGGCAAGATTGATTTTTCTATTTTGCAAAACATAGTCCCAGCTACTTTTAAAGTTTCTTTTTCTCAGGATGGATTTGCTTTAATAAGCGGTAGTATGAAAAATGGAATGTTAAGTGCTCAAGTAAAAATAGATCAAGCATGCATGAGGGTTCCGACAATCTATAATGTTATTCAATCGCTGAGCGCGTCTTGCGATTTAAACATGAAAGAAAAGAGCATAGTTTTTAAAGATCTTGATATTGCTTGGTATGAAGGGCGGGCATCGTGCTCGAGAGCAACATTTTATTTTGATAATTCTGGCAACTGCTTATTCGCTCATGTTCCATTGCTGTTACAAGATCTGATGTTTAGTTGGGATCGTGGAGTATATTCTTTGGTCTCTGGTAGGCTTCTTTTGACAAAAGAAAGCAAGGAGAAAGACTATTCTCTTGAAGGCAAATTGATGATGCAAAAATCAGAATTAAAAGAAAATATTTTTTCGTGTCAGTTTCAAGACATACTGTCTGGCGGTTTGATAGATAAAGTTAATCATGGCAGTAGCGGTAGCGATAAAGAAGGCTTGTCGGCAGTTAACTGCGTGTATGACATTGATATTTTTACAAAAGAATCGCTGTGCGTAAAAACTTCTTTTCTCTCAGCGCAGGCAGTGGTTGATTTATACTTGAAAGGGTGCTTGAAAAAACCTGAACTTTCTGGAGTTATTCAATTGATTTCAGGTTCGCTTTTTTTTCCTTACAAGTCGCTTGAAATAGTTGAAGGCAAATTACTTTTTATTCCAGAGCAGCCATTTGATCCTGTGGTAGAGCTTCTGGCAAAAGGAAAATTAAAACGATTTGTTGTTTCTATGAAGGCGTGTGGAAGCGCACTTGATCCGCATGTTGAGTTTGAATCACAGCCATCACTAAGCGAGGAGCAAATAGTCTCGCTTTTACTTTTAGGCATTGAAAATAATTCTTTAGGAATGATGATTCCTGCATTTTTGATTCAAAAATTAAATGAGATTATTTTTGGTCCTGCCATGTCTAAAATAAAATTAAAAGCAGTTTTTGACAGGCTTTTAAAGTCGCTTAGATATTTTAGATTTTTACCACAATTCACGAATCAAACTGGCCGTGGCGGGATGAGAGGTACTTTTGAAGTAGATGCATCAGAAAATTTACATGGAAAAATAGATACCAATTTTATGCAAATCGAAGATACAAAATTTGACATTGATTATGCTGCAACTGATGATATAACATTGCGTTTGCAAAAAGATGGCCCAAGTACGTATGGTGGCGAAGTTGAATTTCGCTGGAAATTTTCCTAAACGAATTTTTATTAAATAAAGGATATTTATGAACAGTAAAAAATCACTATTTTTTCTTTTGTCTTTCTGTGTTTTTTCGCTGCAAGGATTTTGCAAAGTTTTTTTTAGGCCTCGAGATAAAATTAAAGATGCTCTTATTCAATTGATCAAAGAGGAGCGAAAATCTATCGATGTTGCAATGTATATGTTTACAGATAAAGTTATCGCTCAGGAATTAATTGACGCCTACGTGCGTGGCGTGAGAGTTAGGGCTGTGCTTGATCAAATTTCTATGGGTGAGCGTTACGGTAAAGGTGTGTTTTTGAGGAGCAATGGAGTGACTGTTCTTGAACATGTAGCACCTGACCCTAAGGCGTTTTCTCTTCCGATTATGCACCATAAGTTTTTTGTTTTTGGGCAAAATGCTTCAACAGGCTCAGGTCTTTTATGGACAGGGTCTTATAATTGTACCGCTGCAGCATCAACTATCCATGATGAAAACGCTCTTTTGACAGATGATGCTGGTGCTATTTTAGAGTATAGACAATGCTTTGCCTCTTTAATTTCACGGCTTTCTCCTGATAGAAGTTTTCCAGAGGATGAAGAAGGAAAAGATGGTTGGTCTGGACAAGACATTGCATAAAAAACCCTTTGTGGTAACATAAAAGTATGTAAAATCTGTTAATTTAGGGTTAGGGACTTTTTATGAAACATGTGTTATTTTTTTCATTGTTTTTAACGGCTGGTAGTCATTGCAGTTATAATGCACAGCCAACGCCAAATCAAGTTCTTATTGGCGCATTCAGTCATCCGCACATGCGTTATGGTGGAAATCCAAATATCGTTGTTCAGTCGCCAACAAACTCTGCTGAAGGGTATGTAGGTTGGATCGTTACCGACACTACCAAAGAATACTTACATAGAGGCATCAAGGCTAAAGAAGATGCTATAATTGAGCTAAATAGAAAAAGATCATTTAAGATTGCCTTGGTTAAGCATCAGTACGACGATAGCATTAAGCAGTGGCGTAAAGTGTCGACAATTTTGCCGCCAGGAGATAATTATCCCTCTAGGGCAGCTAACAAAAGAGACTTAGAATTTAAACAGATAAATCTCGAATATGACCGATTAATTAATAATCTTTGAATCTAAATATTTTAATACATTGTAAAAATAGGTGTTTTTTATGAAAAATAAAATAGTGGGATTAATGCTTTTTTATTCTGTTGGCGCGCATGCTTCCTTAGGGAATTATCGTCCATGGGGTGTTCAATCGTGTGCAACAAATTCGAGAGTCATTCGTCCAATGATTACTTCTCAGGAAGCCTATGAGAGGTCTGAATATGATCAGCAGGCTGATGAATATAAGCAAATTCAAAATAGCTTGCTCGAAGCTGCGCATGAAGAAAAGCAAGCTCGCGATAAAAGTGATATGCTTTATAAGCATGAGCAGCAGCGAGAATTTCTTAGAGGTATGCAAAAAGAGCATATGGATAATTTGCTCGATTCATATACTTTTGAGCCATATAAGGCTTGGGATGCCTTAAGAGAGGATGCTGAAAGCCGCGGGATAGACTTTTCTAAGAAAAGGTATCAAAACGAGGCGTACTTGCTCGATCAATATCAAAATTATCAAATGAATAATTTGGTTCATTTTCAAGCATTAAAAAGCGATGCTTGGAAAAACACACGATATTATTCTATGGAGCCTCTGGTTGCGGCGTATGAAAAAGAAAAAATACAATATAGTGTTCGCAAGAAGAATTCTACTGATATTGCTGTTCGGCCATATCAGCTTAGAGAGTTTCGAAGCTCTATTGGCTTTTCTTCAAGCTCTGTATGGTAAAATAAAATTCAATGTATAGATGATTTAATAAAAATTTTAGGAATAAATCATGAAAAAATTAACAATTTTAATGCCTCTGCTGGCAACTTATTTAAACGGCTCTAATCCGTCTGGTAGGCCGCCATTGGCTCCTTTTAATCCAGAACCATCTATTTGGAATAGCGCTGCTCTGGTTGCAGGGCAGAACCCTAATGCTACAAGCTTTAATCCTCTTGTGGTTGCTAGACCCGATGCTGCGATTTCTCGACCAAGCACTGATACTGCTAGTATTGCAGGCACAAGGTCTCTTGTTGATCCTACAGTTGTTCTTTATCAAACAGATCTTGGAGTCGCAATGGTTCGGGAAAATCTTTTTATTCTTCAGGCGCCACCGCGCCCTAGCCGTAATGATAATCAAGCACTTTGCCGAGTTGCACCAAGAATTTACAATGAGGCTTTATTTGAAGAATTAGCAAAAATACTTCCATCGGTGGTTTATCCATCTTTTGCTGAGCGCGAAGCGCAACAGAGAATAATTAGAGAGAGCGGCAGACCAAACTTTCCAACAGTTGAAAGCGTAATTGCCCTTGAAAGAAGCTTTGAAGGAAGATATTTTTAATTAGATTAATTTTTTTAAAGAACAGCTAACATGTTTTGCGCCTTAGGCTCTTAATTCATAAAGTTAAAAAATGAATGCCGCTTATTTAAAATAGGCGGCATTCATTTTTTTTAGCTAATAATTGGTTGCAAGCTGTCTATAAATGATTGCAAGTCTGGTTCGAGTGGCGAGACAAAGCTATAATCTTTGCTGGCGTAATTAAATTCTAATTTGTGTGCGTGAAGCGCATGTCGTTTTAATAATTTTGAAGTCTTACCGTACATAAAGTCTGAAAATATTGGAAATCCAATTGCTGCAAAGTGAACACGGATTTGGTGGGTTCTGCCTGTGATTGGCTCAACTTTTACTAAAGAATAGTCTTTAAAGTATGTAATAACTTCGTAATTTGTTTTGGACTGTCTGCTGGTTGGTGTTTTGCTCATCGCGGTGAAGTGATGCATTTTGTTTCGCGTTACTGGGTGTCTGCCAATAAAAAAATCAATCGTTCCTTTTGCTGGCGGATGACCAACAACAATAGTCAAGTATGTTTTATGAATTTTTCTTTCTTTAAACATATCGGTGAGCGTTGCGTGAGCAAGGTTGGTTCTGGGAATAATCATGAGTCCGGATGTGTCTTTATCGAGTCTGTGAACAATTCCAGGCCTGTCAATTAACCCAACGTGTGCAATTTCGTCATGAGTTCCAACGACCCAGTCACTGAGTGTTACATCTTGATAATTCTTGTTTGGGGCATGAACGACAAGCCCAGCCGGCTTGCTAATTATTAAAAAATCTTTTTCTTTAGCAATTATTGTAACGTTGATGTCACTTGGGATATCTTTGACTTGGTTTTCTTTTTTTTCTTCTGGGAACAAAATAGTTATTTGATCACCAATTTTTAAATTGTAGCTGGCTTTTGCTGATTTTTTTATACTTTCGTCTTGCTTTGAGACTAAAATATGATCGAGGCTAAAAAGTTTTTGCAAAAAAGATCGTGAATATTGACTAAAATGATTTGTTATAAATTTATCAATTCTTTGATTTTCTTGTCCTGAGATAACAGTGATGCTAAATGAGCTTCCGTTTTTGATCTGTTCGTCTTGTGGTTGCATAGTCATTTGGTGATACTTTTCGATCTTTTGGGCACAGTTAAATATGATTCTTATGGCTTTTTGTGGCAATTTTATCGTATGTATATTACTATAAGGCAA is a window from the Candidatus Dependentiae bacterium genome containing:
- the bamD gene encoding outer membrane protein assembly factor BamD, which codes for MFIRFLLPILLFSLTPTLNNCWFGSKSKPSYPVSGKLVKDMNEQELNLVLEYGKIVDDSELVFKCYFYLIGISGQQVTIKTYKLGLADYLFQREDYEKASIGYEEFFLLYPGSQEAEYAQYKSILCSFFLCLSSDRDQTQTLKTISLVQFFLSRAKNVKFIDEAKEIHTTCRKKLFEHEVHVFAHYVSRQKFTSAQKRMEFIEKNFTDIVDLDLYVAYCKEMMEMCKNPNTCPFFLKFDLKHALAKKDKPASTTTPEEQKTSIKNTTAFFLA
- a CDS encoding ATPase, T2SS/T4P/T4SS family, whose protein sequence is MSQGFLQALIDMGVLKAGLVDSFKQEALGLNMSLVSYLLSKKIISQKDVAMAYSKDLSIPYVDQITEAMTDASLLGKIQFHFLRQNNIIPVIIDDKIVIVCADPYKVQPIDELKLILGRQVTQAVSSLAVVIDAINRYYPLEGTKQMMEELEEDSKLIEGELDLGSMDDQDVVSMASKTPVVKLVNHILFQAIKREASDIHIEPYEKDVRVRYRVDGAMFLALMPPKRIQGALVSRLKIMANMNIAEKRKPQDNRFEIKAAGKEIDIRMSVLPVIHGERVVMRLHDKSRTFVKLETLGFSKRDFAVLEHSISQPNGIVLVSGPTGSGKTTTLYSILSRVNSPEVNLITVEDPVEYQISGINQVQVNEKIGLTFATALRSILRQDPDIVMIGEARDAETVQIAVQASLTGHLVFSTIHTNNAPATITRLIDMGIEPFLIASTVTSILAQRLVRKLCQSCKEKYQPEANLIASIGISPDRAKAITFYKAVGCQKCMESGYAGRLPIFEIMQMTPGIAQLVVQRADALKIKEQALKDGMTLLVHDGILKIEAGLTTIEEVMSAASGDQDPVAA
- a CDS encoding translocation/assembly module TamB domain-containing protein; the encoded protein is MNKWFKIFIHIFLGLFLGGCVAMVYLCSSESFREHVTKKVQIQFQKDYQSKLNCRLEKIDWWSLRMIFTNVAISPIDTKEINDESGWSILSEKLTTKACWWHLLSRGGLKISLDLDRMVMFEAFENQPKGLVLFCSKLLVLSDSSFISYDSVKIKEGLLYLKKKPDEVDVQLPFVCNIQPEKSSTKIQAYINDGSVQHAGSVVVSGVSGSLVFDLPGVKMLENVDGQVQLNYFIHSLPDALSKISHLNSSCSSSLRAGFIAGKMEKGFGKFVLKSEDGAIVIDPINIQFLPAQCLCQIGLSASSEILKYFQIPDELLELSGKAGVELSADLYDPFKTFQMSVSLDDIAYKAKSILPGGKMFIKRQDEGVFSGTVQIDKESFFDVCILFSQDKKDIEINLSNAKDLEIIKDSNWVIKKNKCNFSINYKTGKSMTETSGRYDLELLNLKLDEVKNLEGTFCLNDGNVCVGGKAQGINYQGILKVFPEFHIDHFYAEKDGKCVLDIASDKLDQSNIVGKIDFSILQNIVPATFKVSFSQDGFALISGSMKNGMLSAQVKIDQACMRVPTIYNVIQSLSASCDLNMKEKSIVFKDLDIAWYEGRASCSRATFYFDNSGNCLFAHVPLLLQDLMFSWDRGVYSLVSGRLLLTKESKEKDYSLEGKLMMQKSELKENIFSCQFQDILSGGLIDKVNHGSSGSDKEGLSAVNCVYDIDIFTKESLCVKTSFLSAQAVVDLYLKGCLKKPELSGVIQLISGSLFFPYKSLEIVEGKLLFIPEQPFDPVVELLAKGKLKRFVVSMKACGSALDPHVEFESQPSLSEEQIVSLLLLGIENNSLGMMIPAFLIQKLNEIIFGPAMSKIKLKAVFDRLLKSLRYFRFLPQFTNQTGRGGMRGTFEVDASENLHGKIDTNFMQIEDTKFDIDYAATDDITLRLQKDGPSTYGGEVEFRWKFS
- a CDS encoding phospholipase D-like domain-containing protein, producing the protein MNSKKSLFFLLSFCVFSLQGFCKVFFRPRDKIKDALIQLIKEERKSIDVAMYMFTDKVIAQELIDAYVRGVRVRAVLDQISMGERYGKGVFLRSNGVTVLEHVAPDPKAFSLPIMHHKFFVFGQNASTGSGLLWTGSYNCTAAASTIHDENALLTDDAGAILEYRQCFASLISRLSPDRSFPEDEEGKDGWSGQDIA
- a CDS encoding RluA family pseudouridine synthase produces the protein MTMQPQDEQIKNGSSFSITVISGQENQRIDKFITNHFSQYSRSFLQKLFSLDHILVSKQDESIKKSAKASYNLKIGDQITILFPEEKKENQVKDIPSDINVTIIAKEKDFLIISKPAGLVVHAPNKNYQDVTLSDWVVGTHDEIAHVGLIDRPGIVHRLDKDTSGLMIIPRTNLAHATLTDMFKERKIHKTYLTIVVGHPPAKGTIDFFIGRHPVTRNKMHHFTAMSKTPTSRQSKTNYEVITYFKDYSLVKVEPITGRTHQIRVHFAAIGFPIFSDFMYGKTSKLLKRHALHAHKLEFNYASKDYSFVSPLEPDLQSFIDSLQPIIS